A window of Polaromonas hydrogenivorans contains these coding sequences:
- a CDS encoding DUF2244 domain-containing protein translates to MTTACTPAPSPVEDALRWRLKRRCALTPGQLLQAYAALAVFSAAIALPFGWHGLWLIPLWSLLEITVAGALFVGYMLHAADGEQISFSPEGQLAIEVVRGLDTWHYRMNPAWAHLERGGPRKDRLWLCCSPLRVEVATQLGAGEKRRVERELKQALAARQACGAMAPTP, encoded by the coding sequence TTGACAACCGCCTGCACGCCCGCCCCAAGCCCCGTTGAAGACGCGCTCCGGTGGCGCTTGAAGCGGCGCTGCGCGTTGACGCCCGGCCAGCTGCTGCAGGCCTATGCCGCGCTGGCGGTGTTCAGCGCAGCGATTGCCCTGCCCTTCGGCTGGCACGGCCTGTGGCTGATTCCGCTGTGGAGCCTGCTGGAGATCACCGTGGCCGGAGCGCTGTTCGTGGGTTACATGCTGCATGCGGCCGATGGCGAGCAGATCAGCTTCAGCCCGGAAGGCCAACTGGCCATCGAGGTGGTGCGCGGCCTGGATACCTGGCACTACCGCATGAATCCGGCCTGGGCGCACCTGGAGCGGGGCGGCCCGCGCAAGGACCGCCTGTGGCTGTGCTGCAGCCCGCTGCGGGTCGAGGTCGCCACGCAGCTCGGCGCCGGTGAAAAGCGCCGCGTGGAACGCGAGCTGAAGCAGGCGCTGGCGGCCCGGCAGGCCTGCGGCGCGATGGCGCCAACGCCTTAA
- a CDS encoding pseudouridine synthase, giving the protein MSEHTPPKPPASGAVRVRSQPADAGAPAPTVRLNKRMADLGLCSRREADDWIARGWVRVNGAPAVMGQPVAANARIEVAREAEQQQRQQVTILINKPVGYVSGQAEDGHEPAVVLVQPENRWRECNSRMRWGFEQLRGLAPAGRLDIDSIGLLVLTQDGRVARQLIGEDSDMEKEYLVRVSYGAENVNVQAAFPREKLALLCHGLSLDGQLLRPAQVSWQNPEQLRFVLKEGKKRQIRRMCEQVGLFVTGLKRVRIGRVNLGHLPIGQWRYLMPHEQF; this is encoded by the coding sequence ATGTCCGAACACACTCCCCCCAAACCTCCTGCCTCCGGCGCCGTGCGCGTTCGCTCCCAGCCGGCCGATGCCGGCGCCCCCGCGCCGACCGTGCGCCTGAACAAACGCATGGCCGACCTCGGCCTGTGCTCGCGCCGCGAAGCCGACGACTGGATTGCCCGGGGCTGGGTGCGCGTCAACGGCGCGCCCGCCGTGATGGGCCAGCCGGTGGCCGCCAACGCGCGCATCGAAGTCGCCCGCGAAGCCGAGCAGCAGCAGCGCCAGCAGGTCACCATCCTGATCAACAAGCCAGTCGGCTACGTCAGCGGCCAGGCCGAGGACGGCCACGAGCCGGCGGTGGTGCTGGTGCAGCCCGAAAACCGCTGGCGCGAATGCAACAGCCGCATGCGCTGGGGCTTCGAGCAGCTGCGCGGCCTGGCGCCGGCCGGCCGGCTCGACATCGACTCGATTGGCCTCCTGGTGCTGACGCAGGACGGCCGCGTGGCGCGCCAGCTCATCGGCGAAGACTCGGACATGGAAAAAGAGTACCTGGTGCGCGTGAGCTACGGCGCCGAAAACGTCAACGTGCAGGCCGCGTTTCCGCGCGAAAAGCTGGCCCTGCTGTGCCACGGCCTGAGCCTGGACGGCCAGCTGCTCCGCCCCGCGCAGGTCAGCTGGCAAAACCCCGAGCAGCTGCGCTTCGTGCTCAAGGAAGGCAAGAAGCGCCAGATCCGCCGCATGTGCGAGCAGGTCGGCCTGTTCGTGACCGGCCTGAAGCGCGTGCGCATCGGTCGCGTCAACCTGGGCCACCTGCCGATTGGCCAGTGGCGCTACCTGAT